From Candidatus Defluviilinea gracilis, a single genomic window includes:
- a CDS encoding peptidoglycan DD-metalloendopeptidase family protein yields MAIKLSLPVNGPITQLFGENPDIYKKWGFPGHNGIDYGIPNGTPVMAATAGTVALVGFENGGYGNYVKLSHADGSKTYFTYYAHLAHASVAAGQKIKAGAVIGTSNNTGASTGPHLHFGLKIDGENPPYKGYVDPTPYFSKDTGSEESAVTTDIPDAVKIPSSLSFEVLSDLLNVRNGPGVEFSIVGQLQKGAVVSGKRLQSKSVWIEYEKGKWVALAFNGIVNLKVK; encoded by the coding sequence ATGGCGATCAAATTATCATTACCCGTCAATGGACCTATCACCCAACTGTTCGGCGAGAACCCGGATATTTACAAGAAATGGGGCTTCCCCGGGCACAACGGCATCGACTACGGCATCCCTAACGGTACGCCCGTTATGGCGGCTACGGCGGGCACTGTCGCGCTGGTCGGGTTCGAAAATGGCGGCTACGGCAACTACGTCAAACTCAGCCACGCAGACGGCAGTAAAACGTATTTCACCTACTACGCCCATCTCGCCCACGCCTCGGTGGCGGCGGGGCAAAAGATAAAAGCCGGAGCCGTCATCGGCACAAGCAACAACACCGGCGCAAGCACAGGACCACATCTGCACTTCGGCTTGAAGATCGACGGCGAGAACCCTCCGTACAAGGGATACGTCGACCCGACGCCTTATTTCTCCAAAGATACAGGGAGCGAAGAATCGGCAGTGACCACAGACATTCCGGACGCGGTCAAAATTCCATCCAGCCTTTCGTTTGAAGTGCTCTCCGACCTGCTCAACGTCCGCAACGGACCCGGCGTCGAATTCAGCATCGTCGGTCAATTACAAAAAGGAGCCGTGGTCTCAGGCAAACGTTTGCAATCGAAAAGCGTGTGGATCGAATACGAAAAGGGGAAATGGGTCGCGCTGGCGTTCAACGGGATCGTGAATCTCAAAGTGAAATAA
- a CDS encoding TrmH family RNA methyltransferase, with protein MREGIVQVRVCRSCGLRYPLAGGYAVGLRCPACLGETRLVAKRKASFEAPLLQKKQNAGEISVLLDNIRSAGNVGSIIRSAEGFGFSHAYLCGITPTPDNDAVKKTALGADESVTWSYHKDAVKLTKGLKTKGWDIFSLEEGKNASALANARRDLDPARQTVLIVGNEVTGVDASLLELCKRVFYIPMQGEKKSFNVAVAFGIAAYALRATG; from the coding sequence ATGCGAGAAGGTATCGTTCAGGTCAGGGTCTGCCGTTCTTGCGGGTTGCGGTATCCGCTCGCGGGCGGGTATGCGGTTGGGCTTCGGTGTCCTGCGTGTTTAGGCGAAACCCGCCTGGTGGCGAAAAGAAAAGCGAGCTTTGAAGCCCCTCTCCTACAGAAGAAACAAAACGCGGGCGAAATTTCTGTATTGCTCGACAATATCCGCTCGGCGGGCAACGTTGGGTCGATCATACGAAGCGCGGAGGGATTCGGCTTCTCGCATGCCTACCTGTGCGGTATTACGCCAACGCCTGATAACGATGCCGTCAAAAAAACCGCTCTGGGGGCCGACGAATCGGTTACATGGTCGTATCACAAAGACGCGGTGAAACTGACAAAAGGCTTGAAAACCAAAGGCTGGGACATTTTCTCTCTCGAGGAGGGAAAAAACGCCAGCGCCCTTGCCAATGCCCGGCGCGATCTTGACCCCGCCCGGCAAACGGTGTTGATCGTCGGCAACGAGGTGACCGGGGTGGATGCCTCCCTGCTTGAATTATGCAAACGCGTCTTCTACATTCCCATGCAAGGCGAAAAGAAATCGTTCAACGTGGCGGTGGCTTTCGGCATCGCGGCATACGCGCTTCGCGCAACCGGCTGA